The segment ATCGCCGCTTCCAGTGCGGGCACTCTGATTGAGTGGTATGACTTCTACATCTTCGGTTCACTCGCGACGATTATTGCAGCCCATTTTTTTCCTAAGGACAATCCAACCGTTGCGCTCTTAAGTACGCTGGCCACTTTTGCAACGGGATTCATCGTGCGACCTTTCGGTGCTTTGGTTTTCGGACGGGTCGGTGATGTCGTCGGCAGAAAGTATGCGTTCATGGTGACATTGATCATCATGGGTCTTTCAACGACAGCGATCGGTTTTCTTCCAAACTATGAACAAATCGGAATACTCGCGCCGATCTGCCTTTTGTTACTTCGTCTATTGCAAGGTCTTGCATTGGGTGGTGAGTACGGCGGTGCTGCGACCTACGTTGCTGAACATAGTCCCGATGGGAAACGCGGGTACTACACAAGTTACATTCAAACAACGGCAACTCTAGGTTTGTTCGTATCTCTTGGTGTGATTCTCGCGACGCGCTTGGGACTCGGTGAAGATACTTTTAAAGACTGGGGATGGCGGTTGCCGTTCTTGATATCAATTGTTCTCGTGATTTTTTCATACCTCATTCGTCGTCGTATGTCGGAATCTCCGGTTTTCTTGGAAATGAAATCGAGTGGGAAGGCCTCAAAAAGTCCCTTGCGTGATAGCTTCCTAGTTCCAGAGAATAGAAATCTGGTTTTGTTGGCACTCTTTGGTGCGACGGCAGGCCAAGGGGTTGTGTGGTACACTGGTCAGTTCTATGCACTTTACTTCTTGCAGACGGTGCTAAAAGTCGACTTCGTTCTAGCGAATAAAATTATCGCGGTCGCTTTGCTCTTCGGGACGCCGTTCTTTATCGTCTTCGGTGGACTGTCAGATAAAATCGGCAGAAAGAAAATCATGCTGACGGGGATGGTGATTGCCGCTCTGACTTATATTCCAATCTATCAAGGAATGGAACACTATGCGACTTTGCCGGAGGGGCCTGATGCCACGATGTTAACTGTGCTAGTTTTCATCCAAGTAATCTACGTCACAATGGTCTACGGACCGATTGCCGCGTTCTTGGTGGAGCTCTTCCCGACCCATATTCGGTATACGTCGATGTCACTGCCTTATCATATCGGTAACGGGGTTTTCGGGGGGTTGGTTCCGTTCATCGGAACAGCGATTGTGGCTTCAACCGGAAATCATTTTGCGGGTTTGATTTATCCGATCTGTGTGGCTCTGGCAACAGCCATCATTGGTGGGATCTTCATTAAAGAAAAACGCAATGTGAAATGGCATAGCTAGAAAATAAAAAGAGCCCTCTTTCGGAGGGCTCTTTCTTACCAAAAATAAACTAAGATACTATACGCATTTCAAGATTTTGCGGATGATTTCCATCGCTTTATCTTTTGAAACACCAACTTTACCATCAGCGTTTTTAGCCGAAGCCATGATTGATTGAACGAAAGCTGAATTGATTGATTCAGCTGTCGGAGCTTTTTCACCCAATTTGTTCAAAGAAGCAGTGAACATATCTCTCTCAGCAGTCTCGTAAGACAATGGCTTATCAAGGATTGCGATCATTTTAGTCAAAGCGTCACCAGACTCTTTGAACTCAGTTTCAGACAACTCAGTTGAGCTTTTCTTTTCACCGATCAAATCCATGTTAGTCAAAAGTTTCGTAGCAGATTCTACGTAGTTACGGATAGAAACAGACTCAGCATCTGTCTTGCCGGCAGTACCGTTTTTAGCAGCCAACAACACATTCAAAGTGCTGATAACATCTACTTTCTGAGCTTTACCAGAAGAAATGTAAGATTTGAGAGTGTTCTTTTCTTTATTAGTAAGACCGAGGTCATCCATCGTCTTATCTTGTTGTTTCAGAGCTTCAGCAGTTTCAAGACTAGAAGCTTTTACTTTACCGCTTTTTACAGAGGCTTTGAACTCTTCGATTTGTTTCATGTAATCAACTACCACCTCTTTTGGAGATCTCACGGCTGTAGAGCCCGCGAAAGCGTTGAAAGAGATAACGGAAGTCATGATCATCATTCCTACGATAAATTGCTTTTTCATTTTGAAGCTCCTTTATTCTTGGTATTCGTTTTAACAGTTAGTAATTATTTCAAGATCTATTCCAATTATTTAGAGTCCGGATATCTCGCCGTTCCCGCCATATTGCCATACATTGACAACTCCTGGCTGAGTGACTGTAGAAGTTCTAGACAAGTAACGGCCAGCGCCTTCTGGTCGTCTTTCAAAGTCACAAGTGAATTCGAAGACTCAATAGCAGCCTCAGAACCTGGGACCGCAGGCATTGCGAAGGCATCCTGAGCTTTTTGAGCTTTCTTAATACCCAAAAGATCACTGAACTCCGTCAATTTACTTTCGATGGCTTTCAATTGATTTTGATACTCCTCTGTCTTAACAGATTGAGTTCTTGCTTTCTGAATGAGACCGTTCATCAGAGCAAACTGATTATCGAGTTCTTTTTGAATCTTTAAGCTACGAACGTCAGCATTGGGGTTTCTGCTCGTCAACGTATTGAAAT is part of the Bdellovibrionales bacterium genome and harbors:
- a CDS encoding MHS family MFS transporter translates to MFMKSKEVTNIWKVIAASSAGTLIEWYDFYIFGSLATIIAAHFFPKDNPTVALLSTLATFATGFIVRPFGALVFGRVGDVVGRKYAFMVTLIIMGLSTTAIGFLPNYEQIGILAPICLLLLRLLQGLALGGEYGGAATYVAEHSPDGKRGYYTSYIQTTATLGLFVSLGVILATRLGLGEDTFKDWGWRLPFLISIVLVIFSYLIRRRMSESPVFLEMKSSGKASKSPLRDSFLVPENRNLVLLALFGATAGQGVVWYTGQFYALYFLQTVLKVDFVLANKIIAVALLFGTPFFIVFGGLSDKIGRKKIMLTGMVIAALTYIPIYQGMEHYATLPEGPDATMLTVLVFIQVIYVTMVYGPIAAFLVELFPTHIRYTSMSLPYHIGNGVFGGLVPFIGTAIVASTGNHFAGLIYPICVALATAIIGGIFIKEKRNVKWHS